The Patescibacteria group bacterium DNA segment ATCCAAATTGCTCGACAATCAATAGTTTCGCCAGTTACCAATTTAACGGCTAATAAATCTTCAATCACACCAACTACGATACCAAAAATTAAAAATTCAAACATGACTTCAATTTTTTTAGGGTTCATATATTTTAAAAATTATTTTAATCTAAATTTAAATATTCTTGCCAATAATTATATAAAGCTTGGGTAGCTTTTAAATCTCCAACATTATATTTAGCAATATCTAAGTATTGCTTTTGATCAAACAATTCTTTGACATCATCGCCAGTCACCCCTTGAGCTTTGGGACTAGGAATACCAAAAGCCCGACAAACAATATGCAAGTTGGGTTTTTTATGAACTGCGCTGTAAAAAATTAATTGATCCATCAAATCTATATGTTTGGCATTGTTTTTTTGATAATTTAAATAACGATTATACATCAAATCTTTACTAGCTTTAATTTTATGAATAGCCGAACGAATCATCAGAAAGGGCACATCAAAACCACGACCATTAAAAGACACGAAATTGTCATATTTTTTTACCCCTTGCCAAAAATGTTCTAACATTTCAGCCTCGCTCATACTTTTAAAACTCATCCCCCCTTCTTCAAAACTTGAATTTGAATTGTCTGGATTTTGATAATAAACCACTCCTTTATTTTTTCCATGATCCAATACGCCAATTGCTACAATTTCCCCAGTAAATGGCGAAAAGCCTAAACCATTTTTAATATCTTCCAAACGCTTTTCATATTCATCATGAGTAATTGATTCGCGCTCAATCCAACGCGTTAAAGCATGTTGAGTAGTCTCATCTAAATCGTTAAAATTTTCTCCTATGGTTTCAATATCAAAAATTAATGTTGACATAAAATGGACTTAAAAATTTAATAAAATTTAAATTTTACTTTCTATTTGACCAGCAAAGGTAATAGCTTTAAGTTGAGCCTTGTTTTTAAATTCCTCCATATTTTGCGCGCCAGCATAAGACATGGCTGATTGTAAATTTTCTTTAATTTTAATTAAAATATATTTTACTTTGCCTCGAAATGGTACAGTTTGTGTCATGCCTTCAATAAATTTAACCTTTTGACCGTTAGAATTTTTTGATTCACCACTCGCCGAGCCAGCATAAACTTTATAAAATTTACCATCTGGATCTTGATAAACATTGCCTGGCGTTTCTGAAGTCCCAGCGATTATCCAACCAATCATAACCGCATCGGCATAAACTAAGCATTTACTAATGTCACCAGTATATTTAATTCCGCCGTCGCCAATTAATTTTAAATTTAAATTTTGTTCATCGCTCACTTCACGAATTTCTTTTAAAGCCTGAATTTGCGGTACACCCACGCCGACATTGCGACGAGTTTGACACATCGAACCAGGCCCAATTCCAACTTTAATAATGTCTGCTCCCCAATTATGTAAATCTAAAGCACCCTGAAGCGTAGCTATATTGCCAGCGATTAAAATCACATCCGCATATTTATTTTTTACAAACTCAATCATTTCTTTGACTAAAATATGATGACCATGAGCAACGTCAATACAAAATAAACGCGCGCCAACTTGATAAAGTTTTTCAAATCTTTCTCGGCTTTCTTCATTGACTCCAATTGAAACGCCAATTTTATATATTAATTCGGCTGGCAAAATTTGTTGCTCCCGTTGAATTAATTCTAAACTTTCTTTAAATTCTTCCACCCCCTCTTCAATTGAATTAAAACGATGTAAAATTCCTAATCCGCCATATTTAGCCATAATAGCTACCATTTTAGGTCCGGTGACGTGTTTCATGTTGGCGGAAATCAAGGGCAAAGATAATTTAAATTTACCCAAATCAGAAGTCGGATCACAGAGTGAACGTGATTTAATCTCTGAATAATTCGGCTGAATTAAAACGTCAGAAAAGCTCCAAGCATCCATATTGTTTTGAATTTAAATATTGATTAAAAAAAACTTTAAATATTTTATAAATTAAAACGTTTTATCAATTAAAAACAGAATAATACCTAAAACCGCACCCACACCCGAAATTAACCAAAACCGCATTACAACTTTTGGTTCTGGCCAACCCTTAGCTTCAAAATGATGATGGACTGGTGCAGAAATAAAAATTTTTTTATGTCGAATTTTGCGAGAAATGATTTGAATAATAACAGATAAAGATTCACTCACAAAAATCATCCCAATAATAACTAATAACAAAGATTCATTTGTAAATAAAGCAATTAAAGCTAAAGTTGTTCCTAAGGACATAGAACCGGTATCGCCCATAAAAAACCTAGCCGGATAAATATTAAACCATAAAAAAGCCAACAACGCACCGATAATAATTCCACACAAAACCGCTAAATCAAATCTTCCTTGCATAAAACTGATTACTCCATAAGCGCCGAAAGAAGTTAATAATATACCACCAGCCAAACCATCCAAACCATCAGTTAAATTAACTGAATGCGAAGTTGCGGCCACAACCAACATGAAAAACGGTATAAACCACCAGCCAATTTCAAAATTACCAATCAAGGGAACATGAACAATACTCCAGTCTAATTTAAAATAAAACCATAAAGCACCCACCAAACCGATTAAACCGTATAAAATCCATTTATAACGCATACGTAAGCCACCACCATTAGCTCCCTGGCCACGAATATTTAATAAATCATCCACTAAACCAATTATCGCAGCGAAAATTAAACCAGCTAGTGGTAACCACGTTTCCGAACGATTAATAAAATTTAATTGATCAAATATTTGCCAATGAGTAAATTTTGATAATAGCCACAGAATTAAAGCCAAACCAGCTGTTGTCCCCCAAATTAAAATTCCGCCCATCGTCGGCGTACCAGCTTTAACAGCGTGCATTTGAGAATAGATGGGGCTATCTTTGCTCTGACGAATTTTCTTGCCTAAACGATTTTTATATAAAAAATTAGTCAACAATGGCGCCCAAATCACTCCGATAATTGTAGCTGAAACGGTTAAAATAAAGATTCTTAAAATTTCCCAATTAATCATATTTTTATAAATTAATAATAAAAATAATTATAATTAAACTTAAAATCTGAATAAGAATTGTAGTTGCTACTAAAAAATAAGCAACTAATTTTTCTTTTTTAAATAAAATATAAGCTAAGATATAATTAATAACCAAAAAAAATAAAGCAATGCCCGGAATTTTAAATAATTCTTGCCAATAACCAATAATGTCTACTCCAAAATAAACATTGTAATGCAGAGGAATAAATTCGATTACTCGACGCTGAGTTAAATAAATCGTTATCCAAATAATTAAATTTGAAAATAAACTACTAAAAAAAATCCACACCGCGAAATGGTCGTGCCAAAAATAACTTTGTCTAAAGCGCCTAAGGCCTTGTTGTAATTTAGATAGCCAAGACATTTGTTTATTATATCTTTTTTAAAAATTAAAGTCCAACCACAATCATAACTGGTTGACCTTGTTTAATTTCTTCAACTTTTAAATCACCATCTCCTCCGCTTAGCACGTTGTGTACACTTGAAATTAAATTTTGATATTGATATTTAAAACCAGCCCCGCGCCGAGTTCCAGGATCATTGGTAATAAATTCATCTTCATCCCAACCACGAATAACTAACATATGATAAATCGGCCCTTCACCCGAAAAATACGGATTAGATAAGTCCCGTCCCGAACTAGGAATAATAATTAATTTTCCTTGATAAAGTTGTTGCTTAATGTTTTCAACATTAATATTAAAATCTAATTCAGCTGAAAGATTAAAATATTTTTCTAAAGTTTCAACCACTTCTTGAGCTGTAGTGTGCTGATAATAACCAAAATAATCTTGTTGCCATTTAACTATTTTTTTTATTTCATCGTCCATGATTTCTGGCGTTAAATTTTGTTGCTTAAAATACTTAGCAACCATAATCATACTCGCTTCTTCACAAGCTTCTTGATATGGTAAATCCCAATCTGCCATTGGCGCTTGCGAAACAAAAGTCACTGGTAATTCAAAATCTTCTGGAAAATTTAATTCCTCTTCACTTTTTTGTTCTTTTATTTCTATATTTTCTTGTTTTTCGGTTTCTATGTTCTCTTGCTTTTCCGTTTCTAAATTTATCTGTTTTTCTGCTCGCATATTTTTCTGTTCCTTTACAATCTCTAACGGCTCCGTAAAGCTAAAATTAGCCTCATTTTGGGGTTTTTGTAGTTTAAAATAGATCAACACCTCTATAACTAAAAAAATGGCTAAAATAAGTAAAATTTTAATTTTAATCGACATAAATTAACTCTACCCTATTTTAATTTAAAAATCAACTTGACATGTTTTTTAATATACTTTAAACTAAAATATAAGATTTAAATTTTTCATTTTTATTTTTTAATTTTACACATATGGCACATAAGAAAGCTGGTGGCTCTACTAGGCTGGGTCGCGATTCAAATGCTCAACGCTTAGGCGTAAAAATTTATGGTGGTCAATTTGCTAAACAAGGCGCCATTATTATTCGTCAACGCGGCACCAAATTTCATTCAGGTAAAAACGTTAAACGTGGTAATGATGACACCCTATTTGCTACTCAGGCAGGTATTGTTGAATTTATCAAAAGAAAAAAGAAAAAATACGATGGCAGTTTAAAATTAATTACCCTAGTCAACATTAATCCAGTCGCTGATAAAAAATAATTATATTTTTAATAACAAAAAGACAGACTCAAATCTGTCTTTTTGTTTTTGTTATAAATTAAACCGTCAAAGCCGCAATGACAATCCTTAAAAAACTTACCAATAAAAGCAAACCTGAGATAACATAAATAATCGACAAAACCACATTCACAATTTTAACCAAAGCATTGGTTTTTGTCTGAGTAACGGTTGTTGTTTGATTTTTGATTTCTTTTTCTGACATATTTTTAAATTAAATTTCACCTGAACCCTGTTCAATGTCCATCCATTCTCGAAAAACACTCCTAACCTCTTCAGCTGTCACTTTTAAATTTTGGGCTTCTTTGCCTTGCTGTTCGGCATCAACTTTATAAAGTTTAACTTTGGAAGCGGCTTCGTCAATTAAATCAATGGCTTTATCAGGAAAATAACGGTTCTTTAAATACTTAGTACCCAATTCAATGGCTTCTCGTATAGCCTCTTCGGTAATTTCTACTTTATGAAATTCTTCATATCTAGATTTTAATCCATTTAAAATTTCTAAAGTTTCTTCGGGGGATGGTTCTTTAATATAAACTGGCTGAAAACGCCTTTCCAAAGCTGAATCTTTTTTAATACTCCGAAAATATTCTTTAAAAGTTGAAGCACCAATCACTTGTAAATCTCCGCGAGCCAAGAGTGGCTTTAAAATATCGGCCGCTCCCAAACCGCCCTCAGAACCACCAGTATTAGCTAAAATATGCAACTCATCAATAAATAAAATAATTTGGCGTTGAGAAGCTTCAATTTCTTTTAAAACTGCCTTAATTCTTTCTTCAAATTCACCTCGATATTTAGTCCCCGACATTAAAGCCCCCAAATCTAACGAAATAACCCTTTTACCAATTAATTGAATTGGTACTTGACGCTTAACAATTTTTTGAGCTAAACCTTCAACAATGGCCGTCTTACCGACACCAGCTTTACCAATTAAAACGGGATTGTTTTTGGTACGGCGAGATAAAATTTGAGTCACCCGACGGATCTCTTCGGTGCGATTAATAATTGGATCCATTTTGGCTTGTTGAGCCGACTGAGTTAAATCAACCGAATAACGACTCAAAACACCACTTTGACTTTTGCTGGTTGAAAATATTTTTGTTCCTGATTTTTTGATTAAATAATAAATCGTCAAAGACAAAAATAAAACCAGGGCAAAAATTAATATATAAGTATCCATATTTTTATTATAACATAAAATTAATGTTAATAAAAATGTTAGTTAAAAAAATAATGCCACCATTTCAAACAATTTTTAGACACCGATAGTTCATCTTCTGAAGAGTTCTCAAATTGATCGGGCGTGTTGGGATTATCTAAGATAACAACCACTTGTTCACCCGGTTTTTGCATACCCAATTTTAAACGGCTTTCACGTTCACCGAATTCATCGCTGTCTAAATATTGAATTAGCTTATTTAGTTCTAAATTTTCTTGTTCGATTGCCAAGGCTTGATTTTCCAAATTTTTAATTTCATGATTGACTTGCTGACTTCTAAAAACGGTTTTAATAGTTGAATAAAAAACTAATGAAAAAATAATTAGCAAAACAAGTAGTGACCATTTTGAACTCCAAAGATATCTAAAAGACGATTGACGATTGTAAAATTTAAATCTCTTCATCGTTTTGATCGGTTTGATTAATAATTTTTTCTAAATTATCTTTACCTAGACTAATTTTTAAACTGCGAATGACTTTATAAATTTCCTGCAAAGGTGTATTATTTAAAATGTCCTCAGCAGTTAATAATTTTTTTTCGATAGCTTGACGAGCTTGACGTTGTTCTTGACAAATTTGCGAAATTAAATTTTGATCAATTTTGGGTTTAGCGATGTTTTGAATAGTAATTTTTTTATTTGGTAAAATCTGAACGTTAATATCGCCATACTGAAACAGGGTTCTAAAAATACCTTTAACTTGATAATCCACGTCACTAATTTTATCATAATCAACCTCTACGACCTGACGATGGAATAAACCCTGTTGCATTAAATTAATCACTCTAAAATTAGTAATAATTAACTCACTAAAAAACCAACTCACGTAAATTCTAAGAATTAAAATAAAACCAATCATAATCATTGCAACAAACAGGGCAATTCCCCATGTGCCTTTTTGAAAAAGTGGATACATGAAAAAAAATCCCCCCAGTAACAATAAAATGGCAATTAAAATTGACCAAGTAAAAGTCAGGGGGTGTGGATGAGCGGACTTTAAAATATTTTCATTTTCACGTAAAATATGATTAGGCTTAAACATAATTTTATGGCTAAGAAAAATAAATTAAAAATTATTTACATTTTAATAATCGCCTTTTCAGCTTTAATTCTAGTTTTATTAGGTATTTATCCTTTACTTGAAATTATCTTTTAAACATAGCTAAATAAGCTTCTGGCGGAATATTAACTCTACCCATTTGGCGCATTTTTTGTTTGCCTTTTTTCTGTTTAGCTAAAAGTTTTCTTTTACGTGTCACGTCGCCACCATACAACTTAGCCGTGACATCTTTACGCATTGGAGCAATTCTCTCAGAAGCAATAATTTTTCCACCACCCTTATCGTCACTATTAATAACTGCCTGAATTTTAATTTCAAACATCTGGCGTGGAATATTATTTTTTAAAGATTGAACTATTTGTCGTGCTTCTTGAAAACTAGAATCTTTATAAATTAAAGCTGACAAAGCTGGCATTTTTTCTTCAGAAATTAAAATGTCAAGTTTAATAATTTCAGTTGATCGATAATTATTAAATTCATAATTTAAAGAAGCATAACCCGACGAGACACTTTTTAGTTTATCATAAAAATCACGAATAAGCGAATTTAAGGGCAAATCATAATGTAAAATTACTCGACGTTGGTAGGTAGTTTTAACTTGATGATCCAAATATTCTGTTGAGATATATTCACCATTTTTATTAGTAACTAATTCCATAATTGGACCTAAATATTTTTCTGGTGTAATAATATCCACTTTCATCCAGGGTTCTTGAACTGACTCAACCTTGGTTGGTTCTGGCATTTCCTGTGGCCGATGAACTAAAAGCTGTTGGCCATTTTTTAATTTAACATGATAAGCGACTGAAGGCGTAGTAATAATTACTTTTAAATTATATTCTCGCTTTAAACGTTCTTGAATAATTTCTAGATGCAATAAGCCTAAAAAACCACACGAAAAACCATGACCCAAGGCCTGGGAATAATCCGGTTCAAAAGTTAAGGCCGCATCATTGAGCTGTAATTTTTCTAAACTTTCACGCAATTTATTAAAATTACTTCCTTCACTTAAATAAATCCCAGCAAAAACCATCGGCTTGACTTCTTTATATCCAGGCAAGGCTTCAACTTTTATTTTAGGATTAACAACGGTATCACCAACTCGACAATGCTGACTAATTTTTAAGCCGGTTGCTAAATAACCAATTTCGCCTACACTTAATTCTGTAACTTTTTTAAGTTTAGGATTAAAAATACCGGTTTCTAAAACTTCCGCCTCTTGTTGTGATGCCATCATTAAAATTTTATCTTCTGATTTTATTTGTCCATCAACAACTCGAATATAAGCCATCACCCCCTTATATTCGTCAAAATGTGAATCAAAAATCAAAGCCTTGAATGGCTTATTAATTTCACCCTGAGGCGGTGGAACCTGCTTAATAACTTCTTTTAAAATTTGTTCTACCCCCTGACCAGTCTTGGCTGAAACCAAGAGAATGTCTTCTTTTTTAATTGATAATAAGTTCATAATTTCTTGTTGTGTACCTTCCACGTCAGCATTGGGTAAATCAATTTTATTAATGACTGGAATAATAGTTAAATCCTGCTCTAAAGCTAAATATAAATTTGACAAAGTTTGAGCCTGAATACCCTGGACAGCATCGACTAATAAAATCGCACCTTCAACCGCTGCCAAGGAACGCGAAACTTCATAATTAAAATCCACATGTCCGGGCGTGTCAATTAAATTTAATTCATATTCTTGATCGCCTAATTTATATTTCATCCTGACTGGCTGTAATTTAATGGTAATCCCCTTTTCTCTTTCTAAATCCATTTGATCTAAAATCTGCTCTTTCATGTCTCTTTGTGAAACAGTTTGCGTCAATTCCAAAAAACAATCAGCTAAGGTTGACTTGCCATGATCGATATGCGCAATTATACAGAAATTGCGAATGTGGTTAGTTGTATTTGACATGGATTAAAAATTTTTAATATTATTCTGGAACGAATCCGCCAGCCGGCGGACGTGGCAATCTTCGTCTCTAGAGTGTCATTGCGAGCCCCGACAAAGGAAGGGCGTGGCAATCCCGCAAATCAACACCTCGTGCGCCAATTTAGGGGATTGCCACGGTCGTCATCCGCCGAATCGGCGGATTGACTCCCTCGCAATGACGCTAGGTCTTAACATGGATTAAAATGTGTGCTAAGATAAAATATAATTTAACGTTCTTTTAAAATCTTAATATCTGGAGGAAAAATGAAAAACATTGGTTTTTTTAACATCGTCATTGTTGCCGTTGAAATAACATTCTATCTTATTTTTTTAATTTCTTATTTTATTTCAACGTCCAAGAATGCCGCAAAAAATAAAAAAGGTGTTATTGATTTTTACTCAGGTGTTATTTGTTTAAGCATACCCTTCTTTATTCCAAGTACTCCCTTAGGATTAAAAATTGTCATGTGGCTTTTTGCTCTTCAGGGATTTTATGATGCCATCAACGACAAATACTTCCTAACGGGTAAAACAACAGAAAAATAAAAAATTTTTCAAAAGCTTCGCCATAAAATCAGGTGGAGCTTTTTTATTTTTCAAAAATCCAAGAATCAATCCAACCACCCCTCTTTCCCCTTCCTGAACTAAATCCAGGACAGGCTCTTACTAAGGAGGGGAGAAAAAATTCTCAGCCTTAATTATCTCCTCAAAAATCTACCTAACCTACTATTAAAAATCTTTTTAATCGCATCAACTTCCTCCATTTTAAAAGCTAAAGCTAAAGAAAGAAATACTCCACAACCCACACCACCGGCAATCAAAAATTGTAAAAATACACCGTGAAATCTTTGCATATCAACTACCTCACCTAAAATATTTTTAGTTAATTGTAAAAAAATACCTGAAATTAAACTAATAACTATAATACGCAAAAACGACCAGCAAATCTTCTTTTCATCTAGCCATTTAAATCTAGTTCTTAAAATCAAAAATAAAATTGTCATATTTAAAATACTACCAATTGAAAAAGCCAAAGCTAAACCAGGCACACCCATAATTTTTCCCAAATATAAACCTAAACCAATATTAATGGCGACTGAAATCAAACTACTCAAAACCGGTGTTTTGGTGTCTTTTAAAGCATAAAACGAGCGCGCCAATAACGGAATTAAAGATTGAGCAAATAAAGACAAACTAAACCAACCTAAAGTTTTTAAAGTCAAAACTGTATCCTGCCAATCAAATTCACCTGCCCCTAAAACGATTCTAACTACTTGAGCGCGTAATAAAAAAATAAAAATTGAAGCGGGAATAATTAAAAATAAAATACGTCTTAAAGTTACGGAAAAATTTATTACAAATTCTTGCTCTTTATTTTGGCTGATATTTTCTGATAAATATGGAAAACAGGCTACAGCCAAAGGAATAGCTAAAATACCAATTGGCATGTGTTGCAAGTTATTAGCTAAATTGAAAACCGCCACACTCCCCACGGCTAAAGTTGAAGCAATGATAGTAATAATTAATTGGTTAACTTGATTAATAGCTAAACCAAAAGTCCGTGGCAACATTAAAACGGCAATTTTTTTAACACCAGAGTGACGCCAATTCAAAACAGGTTGCCAATGCCAACCAGTTTTAAACACCGCTGGTAATTGAATTATTAAATGTAACAACGAACCCACAACCACACCCCAAGCCAAACCGATTGGTCCAAATTTGGGTACTAAAAAAATAATACCCAGAATAATACCTAAATTATACATCACTGGAGCCAAGGAATAGGCTAAGAATTTTTTGAAAGAATTTAAAATACTAGAAACAACATTACTTAATCCAAAAAAAACAATACTTAGCAACATAATACGCGTTAATTCGGCTGTGGCCAACTGCTTGTCGGACGAAAAACCAGGCGCCACCAAATAACCAATTAATGGTCGGGCTAAAATAAATAAAATTATTCCTAAAATTGTTAAAAAAACAAAAATTAAATTCATAATCGAATTGGCAATTTTAAAAGCTTCGTCCTTATCTTTTTGCCAATAATCGATAAAAACCGGAATAAAAGCAGCTGCTAAGGCACCCAAAACCAATGTATTAAAAATTAAATCTGGCAAACGGAAAGCAGCATAATAAGTATCTAAGACATCACCAGCTCCAAAATTAACCGCCAACAAACGATCACGCAATAAACCGAGTAATTTACTGATAACAGAAAAAACAGCAATAATCATCGCTCCGCCGGCGACTGTTTTACCAACTCTATCTTCAAAAAATTTCTTCATGTCTTTTATAAAAAATTAAATTATATAATTATATTTTACTCTTTTTTATTTTAAAAATCAATTCTAAAAGTTAAAACCCCGATTGTTGCCAACTGGGGTTTGTTAATTGAAGGTAAAAAAAATAATTTTGCCTTTTTGTTCGACAAGATTATACTTGATAAAATAATATGTTTCATTCTTAACCCTGCCCCAAAAAGCCCAATGGGCGAAAAGATTATGTTGAG contains these protein-coding regions:
- the murJ gene encoding murein biosynthesis integral membrane protein MurJ codes for the protein MKKFFEDRVGKTVAGGAMIIAVFSVISKLLGLLRDRLLAVNFGAGDVLDTYYAAFRLPDLIFNTLVLGALAAAFIPVFIDYWQKDKDEAFKIANSIMNLIFVFLTILGIILFILARPLIGYLVAPGFSSDKQLATAELTRIMLLSIVFFGLSNVVSSILNSFKKFLAYSLAPVMYNLGIILGIIFLVPKFGPIGLAWGVVVGSLLHLIIQLPAVFKTGWHWQPVLNWRHSGVKKIAVLMLPRTFGLAINQVNQLIITIIASTLAVGSVAVFNLANNLQHMPIGILAIPLAVACFPYLSENISQNKEQEFVINFSVTLRRILFLIIPASIFIFLLRAQVVRIVLGAGEFDWQDTVLTLKTLGWFSLSLFAQSLIPLLARSFYALKDTKTPVLSSLISVAINIGLGLYLGKIMGVPGLALAFSIGSILNMTILFLILRTRFKWLDEKKICWSFLRIIVISLISGIFLQLTKNILGEVVDMQRFHGVFLQFLIAGGVGCGVFLSLALAFKMEEVDAIKKIFNSRLGRFLRR
- the mraY gene encoding phospho-N-acetylmuramoyl-pentapeptide-transferase; this translates as MINWEILRIFILTVSATIIGVIWAPLLTNFLYKNRLGKKIRQSKDSPIYSQMHAVKAGTPTMGGILIWGTTAGLALILWLLSKFTHWQIFDQLNFINRSETWLPLAGLIFAAIIGLVDDLLNIRGQGANGGGLRMRYKWILYGLIGLVGALWFYFKLDWSIVHVPLIGNFEIGWWFIPFFMLVVAATSHSVNLTDGLDGLAGGILLTSFGAYGVISFMQGRFDLAVLCGIIIGALLAFLWFNIYPARFFMGDTGSMSLGTTLALIALFTNESLLLVIIGMIFVSESLSVIIQIISRKIRHKKIFISAPVHHHFEAKGWPEPKVVMRFWLISGVGAVLGIILFLIDKTF
- a CDS encoding AAA family ATPase, with translation MDTYILIFALVLFLSLTIYYLIKKSGTKIFSTSKSQSGVLSRYSVDLTQSAQQAKMDPIINRTEEIRRVTQILSRRTKNNPVLIGKAGVGKTAIVEGLAQKIVKRQVPIQLIGKRVISLDLGALMSGTKYRGEFEERIKAVLKEIEASQRQIILFIDELHILANTGGSEGGLGAADILKPLLARGDLQVIGASTFKEYFRSIKKDSALERRFQPVYIKEPSPEETLEILNGLKSRYEEFHKVEITEEAIREAIELGTKYLKNRYFPDKAIDLIDEAASKVKLYKVDAEQQGKEAQNLKVTAEEVRSVFREWMDIEQGSGEI
- a CDS encoding C39 family peptidase: MSIKIKILLILAIFLVIEVLIYFKLQKPQNEANFSFTEPLEIVKEQKNMRAEKQINLETEKQENIETEKQENIEIKEQKSEEELNFPEDFELPVTFVSQAPMADWDLPYQEACEEASMIMVAKYFKQQNLTPEIMDDEIKKIVKWQQDYFGYYQHTTAQEVVETLEKYFNLSAELDFNINVENIKQQLYQGKLIIIPSSGRDLSNPYFSGEGPIYHMLVIRGWDEDEFITNDPGTRRGAGFKYQYQNLISSVHNVLSGGDGDLKVEEIKQGQPVMIVVGL
- a CDS encoding septum formation initiator family protein, producing MKRFKFYNRQSSFRYLWSSKWSLLVLLIIFSLVFYSTIKTVFRSQQVNHEIKNLENQALAIEQENLELNKLIQYLDSDEFGERESRLKLGMQKPGEQVVVILDNPNTPDQFENSSEDELSVSKNCLKWWHYFFN
- a CDS encoding ribonuclease H-like domain-containing protein, which encodes MSTLIFDIETIGENFNDLDETTQHALTRWIERESITHDEYEKRLEDIKNGLGFSPFTGEIVAIGVLDHGKNKGVVYYQNPDNSNSSFEEGGMSFKSMSEAEMLEHFWQGVKKYDNFVSFNGRGFDVPFLMIRSAIHKIKASKDLMYNRYLNYQKNNAKHIDLMDQLIFYSAVHKKPNLHIVCRAFGIPSPKAQGVTGDDVKELFDQKQYLDIAKYNVGDLKATQALYNYWQEYLNLD
- a CDS encoding PH domain-containing protein — translated: MFKPNHILRENENILKSAHPHPLTFTWSILIAILLLLGGFFFMYPLFQKGTWGIALFVAMIMIGFILILRIYVSWFFSELIITNFRVINLMQQGLFHRQVVEVDYDKISDVDYQVKGIFRTLFQYGDINVQILPNKKITIQNIAKPKIDQNLISQICQEQRQARQAIEKKLLTAEDILNNTPLQEIYKVIRSLKISLGKDNLEKIINQTDQNDEEI
- the rpmA gene encoding 50S ribosomal protein L27 codes for the protein MAHKKAGGSTRLGRDSNAQRLGVKIYGGQFAKQGAIIIRQRGTKFHSGKNVKRGNDDTLFATQAGIVEFIKRKKKKYDGSLKLITLVNINPVADKK
- a CDS encoding guanosine monophosphate reductase, which translates into the protein MDAWSFSDVLIQPNYSEIKSRSLCDPTSDLGKFKLSLPLISANMKHVTGPKMVAIMAKYGGLGILHRFNSIEEGVEEFKESLELIQREQQILPAELIYKIGVSIGVNEESRERFEKLYQVGARLFCIDVAHGHHILVKEMIEFVKNKYADVILIAGNIATLQGALDLHNWGADIIKVGIGPGSMCQTRRNVGVGVPQIQALKEIREVSDEQNLNLKLIGDGGIKYTGDISKCLVYADAVMIGWIIAGTSETPGNVYQDPDGKFYKVYAGSASGESKNSNGQKVKFIEGMTQTVPFRGKVKYILIKIKENLQSAMSYAGAQNMEEFKNKAQLKAITFAGQIESKI
- the lepA gene encoding translation elongation factor 4; the encoded protein is MSNTTNHIRNFCIIAHIDHGKSTLADCFLELTQTVSQRDMKEQILDQMDLEREKGITIKLQPVRMKYKLGDQEYELNLIDTPGHVDFNYEVSRSLAAVEGAILLVDAVQGIQAQTLSNLYLALEQDLTIIPVINKIDLPNADVEGTQQEIMNLLSIKKEDILLVSAKTGQGVEQILKEVIKQVPPPQGEINKPFKALIFDSHFDEYKGVMAYIRVVDGQIKSEDKILMMASQQEAEVLETGIFNPKLKKVTELSVGEIGYLATGLKISQHCRVGDTVVNPKIKVEALPGYKEVKPMVFAGIYLSEGSNFNKLRESLEKLQLNDAALTFEPDYSQALGHGFSCGFLGLLHLEIIQERLKREYNLKVIITTPSVAYHVKLKNGQQLLVHRPQEMPEPTKVESVQEPWMKVDIITPEKYLGPIMELVTNKNGEYISTEYLDHQVKTTYQRRVILHYDLPLNSLIRDFYDKLKSVSSGYASLNYEFNNYRSTEIIKLDILISEEKMPALSALIYKDSSFQEARQIVQSLKNNIPRQMFEIKIQAVINSDDKGGGKIIASERIAPMRKDVTAKLYGGDVTRKRKLLAKQKKGKQKMRQMGRVNIPPEAYLAMFKR